The window GGAAGTACGACGTCGTCGGCCTGGGCGAGGCGAACCGCGAAGGGGTGGAGTACCGCTGGTGGGCGATCGTCCCTCGGCGCTTCTTCGAGGTGAAGGACGGCCGGCGCGTCTACCTTCCCGAGAACGACGCGTCGGCCCGGCCCGGCGAGCCCGGTCGGCTCGACGACCTGCCGGGCCGGGCCCGCGTCCCCCTGGCCGCGACATACATGGACGATCACCACCGCGACGCCCGCGGCGTGTCGGAGGAGGTGTCGAAGTGGGTCGAGATCCCGCTACCGCCGAATCGCCCCCCCACGACCTGGGAAGAGGTCGCCGCCCGGGCGCGCCGCGACCTGCAAGTGATGGGCGCCGGCCACGTCGGCTGGCTGCTCGGAGTCGCCGGCGGGAACACCCCAGGAGGTCCGAGCGGCCGCCCCCTATCCCGCTTCGCCCCCGACGCGATCTCCGACGCCGATTTCGCCGCATCCGTCCGCCGCGGCCTGGACGACGTGCGCGAGTGGGACGAGGTGCACGCCATCCGATCCATGGACGGCCGGTGAGGTCGTCGAGTTCGTCGCGGTCGGGCGGACGCCCCAGCCGCGACGGATCCCGCCGCGCAGGCCGGGGCCGGGCCCATCCCTCGCGGGCCTCGGCCTGTCGGTCGTTCTTGAAATCCGGGGAATTCACCCAATCGCAGGGACTCTCCGAAGCCCGGCGCGACATTATCTTGGTGAGAACCGAGAGTGATGCGAGGGTTCGGAATGGGCAAGGGACGTGACGGCGGGCTCAGCCACGTACGGGTGTTGTTCAACGAGGGCGCGGTTGCGGGGCTGACGGACGCGCAGTTGCTGGAACGGTTCACGACGCGAGAGGGCGAATCCGCCCAGGCGGCCTTCGCGACGATCGTCGACCGTCACGGGCCGATGGTCCTGCGCGTCTGCGGGTCGGTCCTGCGCGATCGCCACGAGGCGGAGGACGCGTTTCAGGCGACGTTCCTGGTGCTGGCGCGACGGGCCGGTTCCCTCTGGGTCCGGGGGTCGCTCGGCCCCTGGCTGCATCAGACGGCGTATCGGGCGTCCCTGAACGCCCGGGCGGCCGCGGCGCGCCGTCGCCGTCATGAGCAACGCGCGGCCGAGTTGGCGCCGTCCGCCGTCCACGAAGACGAACGCGACGATCAGGGCGAGGTGATTCACGAGGAGGTCGATCGGCTCCCCGAAGGATGCCGGTCGGCCGTGGTGCTCTGCTACTTCGAGGGGCTTTCCCCCGAGCAGGCGGCTCGGGTGCTCGAATGCCCGGTGGGGACGGTTCAAAGTCGTCTGGCGCGGGGCCGAGAACGCCTCCGATCGCGGTTGTCGCGACGGGGCCTCGGCGAGGCGGTCGGCGCCCTGATGGGGGCGTCGCCCCTACCGGCGCCGTCGGCCTTGCTGGCGGACGCGACGGTCAAGGCGGCGTCGTCGCTCTCGGGAGCGGCGGCCTCGGCGGTCGCGGTCCGCATCGCCGAAGGAGTTCTGAGAACCATGTTCCTGACCAAGATCCGAACCGCGGCCCTCGCCCTGGTCGCGACCGCCGCGCTGGCCGTCGCCGGCGCGCAGACGCTCCGCCAGGGCGCCGCCGCTCCGGCGCCTCCCGTCGACCTGAACGCCGTTCGGGCGGCGCTCGGAGCCACGCCCGACGCCCTCAACGCCGCGGCTGAATCCTCATCACCCCCCGTGGATCTCGTCTGGAAAGACCTCCCTCCGGCCGAGGCCCTGGGCGTGATCGAGAGCCTCTCGGCCCTCACGCGAGCGAACTACGAGAAGATCAAGACATGGAAGGGATCCTACTCCAGCGTCGTGCGGCAGTATCTGAGCGTCGGGTTCGTCACCGACGCCGCGGGATCGAACGGTCCCTTCAACCAACAGTTCGATTCCGTCCTCAAGTTTGCGGTCGACGTCAACAGGGACGCCCTCTACCGAGATGTCGAGACGAGCCGAATGCGGTTTCTCAAGATCGGCTCAAACGAGGAGGTGAAGGTACCCAACGTGGCGGCCGACGATCACCGGTCGGTGACGACGCCGGAGTCCTATCTCGTCTTCAGTCCCAAGACACGGGCGACATGGGGCGTGATGCAGAACGTCCCCGAGGCGAAGAACGCGCGAAAGGTCGATCGATTCCCCACGAATGCGACCGAGTCCCGGCATGACGGCCCGGGGACCGACCCTCGCGAATTCTTCAAGACCGACCCCATGAATTGGTTCTGGTCGGGCCTTGACCGCTACGCCAGGGCGATGAAGGGGGAATCGGGGGCCCGGGCGAAGAAGGTCGTCGAGGAGCAACTGAAGGTCAGCAAGGCCGACGGACCGGGCGGCGTCTGGTATCAGGAGCGGATGTGGTACGACGACGGCCGAGGCGGACCCAGGCTCAAAGCGACGACCATCTGGAGCCCCCAGGCGGGCTACAATCCGGTCGCCCGAATCATGGCGTTCGACGCGCCTGACGGAAAAGAGCAAGGCCGGAAGGAATGGCGCTGGAGGTCGATCGACGGCGTGCTCATCCCTTCGTGGGTCAAAGACACGAATCGGCGCGAACCGGGCGGCGAGGTCTCGCTGGAGCACGAATCGAAGCTGCTGGAGTGCGTGTTGAACCAACCGCTGGATGCTCACCAGTTCGACGAGTTCGGCCTGGGCGTCGCCGATGGCGACATCATCCTGAACCACAAGGAGCGTGTGGGCTACATCGTCCGGGACGGCGCGATCGTGAAGCTCGCGGGCTTCGGGGAGAGATCGATCCTGAAGCCGAACGTTCCGAGGCCCGCGCCGGCGGCCTCGAAGGCGGGGCGGATCTACACGACGGCGATCCTCCGCACGGACGACGCCGGTCGGCCGGTCTCGTCGGTCGTGGCCGTCGACCCGGACGCCGAGGCAGTGTCGGGCGTCTTCGAGAGGGCGCCCAACCGGTTCAGGCTCTCTCCCGACGGCCGGTTCATCGCCTACGTCTTGCTTGAACCGATCGACTCCAATTCCGGGCCGAACGCCTCGTCGCTCTGGATTCGCGAAGGAGGCGGCGAGCCCAGGCGGGTCGTCCGTCTCGACGGAGCTTCGAGCGGCGAGGTTCCGGTCTGGTCCCCGGACGGCAAGCGACTGATCGTGAGCAAGGGGACGCTCGACGAGGCCCGCAAAGCCTGGATCCATGAAACGATCCTGCTCCACGCCGACGGCTCGGGTCAGGAGACGCTGAAGATTCCCCGTGAGGACACCGTGCAGGACTGGTCGCCCGACGGCTCGCGGATCCTCACGGCCTCGTCGCGCAACGCGAAGATCGGCTGGCAGCTTTACGTCATGAATCTCGACGGATCGAACCCGAGACAGATCACCGAAGGCGGCAACCCCTTCTCGGCCCGGTTCTCGCCCGACGGCCGCCGCATTCTCTACACCGACGGGCCGAAGGCGGATCGCAGGGGGATCTGGGTGGTCGACCTCGACGGCTCGAACCGTCGCCGCGTCTTCGACGAGGACGGCTCGGCCTGCTGGTCGCCCGACGGCAAGCGGATCGCCGTGGCGGTTCGGGGGCGGAAGCCCGAGGAACACGCCCGGCTGGAAGTCGTCGACCTGGAGACGGGAAGCCGCCGCACCGTCTTGACGATGCCCGGCCAGGAGATCGCCGACATGCCCGACTGGCGCTGAGCCGTGTCGGGCCGGCTCACGTCTCGGGCCGCGAAGGATCGCTCAGGGGATCGAGCGGACGCTCCATCCTCGCCGGATCCAGCGGGCCATCAACTCCGCGCGGCTGCGTACGCGGAAGTGTCGGAAGACGACCTTCATGTACTGGTTGACGGTGTATCGGCTCAGCTTCATCCGGGCGGCGATCTGCTTGTCGCCGTCGCCTTCCAGCAGGCATTGCAGAACGCGGCGGGCCTGCGGGGGGAGGGCCGCCGGGGAAGGGTCGCAGACCTGGGCCAGCGGGCCGCCGACGAGCGGCGCCAGCGCGGCCTGGGTCTCGTACACGACGGCCCGCTCCCGCGCGTTGAAGTCGCGCGGACGGCCGGCGCGCATCAGGTGGATCCCCAGCGAGAAGTCGCCCGCCGCGCCGGGGATTGAGCGGTTGCACCAGAGGGCGTTTCGCGCGCCGAGCGGTCGAAAGATGTCCTGAAACTCCTTCGTGGCCTCCCAGCGTCGGTCGTCGAAAAGCTGCGTGCGGGACAGGGAGATCCCGTCTTCGACAAGGAACCAGCGGCGGCAGACCCTCTCGGTCTCGTAGGACTCGGGATTCCTCACGTAATCGGCGAACCCGGCGAAGTAGCCGGCGCGATCGGACTCGCAGCTCCACCCCCATTCGGCCTGGCTCAGGTGCTTCGGCCGCTTGCTCCTGAAGCCCTCCATCTCACCGACGAAGCCGATCGAGCCGCCCGTCAGCCCGGCCAGCACCTCGATCAAGTGCTGCTGCCAGCATGTCACGTCGTCCCCTAACTCCCGGCATTCGCCGACGAGCCGATGGATCGCGCGGTAATCGGCCAGAGTAAGACGTGACGATTTTTCCATGAAGAGAATTTGGGTTGAACTGCGATGAGGTGAAGACTCCCTCATTTTAGGGATGACGCCGATCGTAAACCATTGCGTACTCTTTGCACAAGAAGTCACTTCAGTTCAGGATAAACAATTATTTTCTCGGTCTCTGAGCCGTTCCCGACCGGTTTCTCGCATGGTCTTCCGTTCGAGCCTCCGCGACGACGCCCGCCGCGGCCGAGGCGAAATGGACGGACCGAATCACCACCTCGATCGACCAGGAGCCCTGCCATGTGGACGCGCAACCCGTCGAAGCGATCCCGGAGCCCTCGGAGGGCCTCGCGGCCCCGGTTGGAGTTTCTCGAAGCGCGGACGGTTCTATCCGCGGCGTTTGATTCGGTGCTGACCGTGGGGAACGACTCCGCCAGCGTCGGCATCCGCGACCAGACCGAGGACGCGTCCGGAAATTCTTATGTGACGGGCGTCATCGTGGGGACGATGGACTTCGACCCGGCCGTCGTCCACGCCGACGGCTCCGACGTCCTCACCCCTCGGGGCACGAACGACGCCTACGTGGCCAAGTACAACGCCGACGGATCCTTCGCCTGGGCTCGATCCCTGGGGAGCGACTACGTCCAGAAGTCGACCCTGGACCTCCCCGAGAGCGGTTACGCCGTCCGCGCCGACGCCGCCGGGAACGTCTACGTCTCGGGAGTCTTTTTCGGCAAAGCGACCTTCGGGACGATTCAGTTGACCTCCGCCGGCGACGCCGACGCATTCGTCGCCAAGCTCAGCCCGAGCGGGAGCGTCCTCTGGGCGAAGAGCTGGGGAGGCTCGGGGCAGGACGTCGGCAACGATCTGGCCGTCGACTCCTCCGGCAACGTGATCGCGGTCGGCACGACGGCCTACTCCGACCCTGTCTCCGGTTGGATCGCCAACACGTCTCAGATTCGCAAGTACAGCTCCACCGGCGCGTCGACGTGGACGGTGAGCATCGCCGGCCCGACCCACGGCGCCAACAGCGTGGCGACCGATTCCGCCGGCAATATCTACGTGGGGGGCAAGTTCAGCGGCACGGTCGACTTCAACCCCGCCCTCCTGAAGGCGAACTACGCCAGCGGCAACTACGGGTCGGGCTACATCCTGAAGCTCACCTCGGCCGGCGCT of the Paludisphaera rhizosphaerae genome contains:
- a CDS encoding helix-turn-helix transcriptional regulator, with protein sequence MTCWQQHLIEVLAGLTGGSIGFVGEMEGFRSKRPKHLSQAEWGWSCESDRAGYFAGFADYVRNPESYETERVCRRWFLVEDGISLSRTQLFDDRRWEATKEFQDIFRPLGARNALWCNRSIPGAAGDFSLGIHLMRAGRPRDFNARERAVVYETQAALAPLVGGPLAQVCDPSPAALPPQARRVLQCLLEGDGDKQIAARMKLSRYTVNQYMKVVFRHFRVRSRAELMARWIRRGWSVRSIP
- a CDS encoding sigma-70 family RNA polymerase sigma factor, with the translated sequence MGKGRDGGLSHVRVLFNEGAVAGLTDAQLLERFTTREGESAQAAFATIVDRHGPMVLRVCGSVLRDRHEAEDAFQATFLVLARRAGSLWVRGSLGPWLHQTAYRASLNARAAAARRRRHEQRAAELAPSAVHEDERDDQGEVIHEEVDRLPEGCRSAVVLCYFEGLSPEQAARVLECPVGTVQSRLARGRERLRSRLSRRGLGEAVGALMGASPLPAPSALLADATVKAASSLSGAAASAVAVRIAEGVLRTMFLTKIRTAALALVATAALAVAGAQTLRQGAAAPAPPVDLNAVRAALGATPDALNAAAESSSPPVDLVWKDLPPAEALGVIESLSALTRANYEKIKTWKGSYSSVVRQYLSVGFVTDAAGSNGPFNQQFDSVLKFAVDVNRDALYRDVETSRMRFLKIGSNEEVKVPNVAADDHRSVTTPESYLVFSPKTRATWGVMQNVPEAKNARKVDRFPTNATESRHDGPGTDPREFFKTDPMNWFWSGLDRYARAMKGESGARAKKVVEEQLKVSKADGPGGVWYQERMWYDDGRGGPRLKATTIWSPQAGYNPVARIMAFDAPDGKEQGRKEWRWRSIDGVLIPSWVKDTNRREPGGEVSLEHESKLLECVLNQPLDAHQFDEFGLGVADGDIILNHKERVGYIVRDGAIVKLAGFGERSILKPNVPRPAPAASKAGRIYTTAILRTDDAGRPVSSVVAVDPDAEAVSGVFERAPNRFRLSPDGRFIAYVLLEPIDSNSGPNASSLWIREGGGEPRRVVRLDGASSGEVPVWSPDGKRLIVSKGTLDEARKAWIHETILLHADGSGQETLKIPREDTVQDWSPDGSRILTASSRNAKIGWQLYVMNLDGSNPRQITEGGNPFSARFSPDGRRILYTDGPKADRRGIWVVDLDGSNRRRVFDEDGSACWSPDGKRIAVAVRGRKPEEHARLEVVDLETGSRRTVLTMPGQEIADMPDWR
- a CDS encoding NHL repeat-containing protein gives rise to the protein MWTRNPSKRSRSPRRASRPRLEFLEARTVLSAAFDSVLTVGNDSASVGIRDQTEDASGNSYVTGVIVGTMDFDPAVVHADGSDVLTPRGTNDAYVAKYNADGSFAWARSLGSDYVQKSTLDLPESGYAVRADAAGNVYVSGVFFGKATFGTIQLTSAGDADAFVAKLSPSGSVLWAKSWGGSGQDVGNDLAVDSSGNVIAVGTTAYSDPVSGWIANTSQIRKYSSTGASTWTVSIAGPTHGANSVATDSAGNIYVGGKFSGTVDFNPALLKANYASGNYGSGYILKLTSAGAYSWVSTFQTRTTSQTYGSAMTIYDIDVDAAGDVAVVGNAQGQIDYDPSASVDYELPDQRRVNGFVVKLAPSGSLAWARNAGADSATQVAFDAAGAMYVAGNYFTAAGFTPGSGLPDVPSSTTGSTYLTKYSAAGAPVWAVTFSGTGAIYPYGLTVDASGEITLAGAFLGTADFDPDPTSTHEATNTAFADFFILKLKQV